From one Sporanaerobacter acetigenes DSM 13106 genomic stretch:
- a CDS encoding NYN domain-containing protein: MASNYSKPKEYLFVDGYNIINAWGNLQSLSEMSLEMARNELIDIMSEYQHYTGIKVIVVFDAHMVKGNSGKKDIVNGIEVVYTKEDETADQFIERTLDSIGRVKRVRVATSDWMEQQVVLGRGGTRISARELEVEIENYKKFLKNKSKKKNQINDLMIGRLDDEIIKKLERWRNSEE; the protein is encoded by the coding sequence ATGGCAAGTAATTATTCAAAGCCAAAGGAATATTTATTTGTAGATGGCTACAATATAATTAATGCTTGGGGAAATTTACAGTCGCTGAGCGAAATGAGCTTAGAAATGGCAAGAAATGAGCTTATAGACATTATGTCTGAATATCAGCACTATACAGGGATAAAGGTTATAGTAGTATTTGATGCTCATATGGTTAAAGGAAATAGTGGCAAAAAAGATATAGTAAATGGTATAGAGGTAGTATATACAAAAGAAGATGAAACTGCAGATCAATTTATAGAGAGAACTCTTGACTCTATAGGACGAGTGAAAAGAGTAAGAGTTGCTACATCTGATTGGATGGAACAACAAGTTGTTCTTGGTAGAGGTGGTACAAGAATTTCAGCAAGAGAACTAGAAGTAGAGATAGAAAACTATAAAAAATTTCTTAAAAACAAAAGTAAGAAAAAAAATCAAATCAATGATTTAATGATTGGAAGACTTGATGATGAAATCATCAAAAAACTTGAAAGATGGAGAAATAGTGAG
- a CDS encoding Mini-ribonuclease 3, whose translation MEEKIYDVFENMNKKLTVREASMLSPLQLAYIGDAVYELFIRTYLLERDLPVHELHKEAIKYVKAKAQSDIVHGLEDELTEEEKAIVKRGRNAKTYSSPKNADLIDYKYATGFESLIGFLYLTGRQERMMELFHKIILEYHQ comes from the coding sequence ATGGAAGAAAAAATATATGATGTATTTGAAAATATGAATAAAAAATTAACTGTAAGGGAGGCTTCAATGTTGTCTCCTTTGCAGTTAGCCTATATAGGGGATGCGGTATATGAACTTTTCATAAGAACTTATTTGTTAGAAAGAGATTTACCTGTACATGAACTTCACAAAGAAGCTATAAAGTATGTGAAGGCAAAAGCCCAATCGGATATTGTTCATGGGTTGGAAGATGAATTGACAGAAGAAGAAAAAGCTATTGTCAAAAGAGGAAGAAATGCAAAGACTTATTCATCTCCTAAAAATGCAGACCTAATAGATTATAAATATGCTACAGGTTTTGAAAGCTTGATAGGATTTTTATATTTGACTGGAAGACAAGAGAGAATGATGGAGTTATTTCACAAAATAATTTTAGAGTATCATCAATAA
- the rlmB gene encoding 23S rRNA (guanosine(2251)-2'-O)-methyltransferase RlmB produces the protein MGSDYIVGRNPVLEALKSDRGVEKLFVAKGDLKGSINKILGIASEKKIPIQYVDKNKLDGISDGVPHQGVAALVTSYNYCSIDDILNKANALKEDPFIVILDEIEDPHNLGSIIRTAECGGVHGIIIPKRRSATITQTVVKASAGAVEHMLISKVNNITNTILELKQKGLWIYGADMTGSEYYFERNFNGPKAIVVGSEGKGIGKRVKENCDFLIKIPMLGEISSLNASNAASILIYEVVREHYGK, from the coding sequence ATGGGATCTGATTATATTGTAGGAAGAAATCCAGTATTAGAAGCATTGAAGTCTGACCGAGGAGTAGAAAAATTATTCGTAGCTAAAGGAGATTTAAAAGGTTCAATAAATAAAATACTCGGTATAGCTAGTGAGAAAAAGATTCCAATACAATATGTAGATAAAAATAAATTAGATGGTATATCAGATGGAGTTCCACATCAAGGCGTAGCGGCATTAGTTACTTCTTATAATTATTGTTCCATAGATGATATTTTAAATAAAGCCAATGCTTTGAAAGAAGATCCTTTTATAGTCATACTTGATGAAATAGAAGATCCTCACAATTTAGGTTCAATCATTAGGACTGCTGAATGTGGTGGTGTACATGGAATAATAATACCTAAGAGGAGATCTGCTACTATCACTCAGACGGTGGTTAAAGCTTCAGCAGGAGCAGTAGAACATATGCTTATATCCAAAGTAAACAATATAACAAATACCATATTAGAACTAAAGCAAAAAGGCCTATGGATATATGGTGCAGATATGACTGGAAGTGAATATTATTTTGAGAGAAATTTTAATGGGCCTAAGGCTATAGTTGTTGGTAGCGAGGGGAAAGGTATTGGCAAAAGGGTTAAGGAAAATTGTGATTTTCTAATTAAGATACCTATGCTAGGAGAGATATCTTCTTTAAATGCTTCCAATGCTGCATCTATACTAATATATGAAGTGGTAAGAGAGCATTATGGCAAGTAA
- the thyX gene encoding FAD-dependent thymidylate synthase: MYVSSKLKVELLRYTPDGEKLVASAAKLCYSSVGIDKIEDNLDDKKVDDFLNMLMNLGHESPLEHVTFTFGVEGISRVLTHQLVRHRIASYSQQSQRYVKLEQFDYIIPPSIESIPEAKELFIKAMEEDQKYYDQITDLLFEEHLNDFSKEGYDEKKAKNMAEKMSIEDARYVFPNACETKIVFTMNARSLYNFFKLRCCNRAQWEIRELAYEMLMEVKKVYPILFKNAGPGCLIGPCPEGKMTCGKMAEVREKYKYEE; encoded by the coding sequence ATGTACGTGAGTAGTAAACTTAAAGTTGAACTTTTAAGATATACCCCAGATGGTGAAAAGCTAGTGGCTTCTGCTGCAAAACTTTGCTATTCATCAGTTGGAATTGACAAAATTGAAGACAATTTAGATGATAAGAAAGTAGATGATTTCCTAAATATGCTCATGAATTTAGGACATGAATCACCTCTTGAACATGTCACATTTACTTTTGGGGTAGAAGGTATATCAAGAGTGCTTACACATCAGCTTGTAAGACATAGGATAGCCAGTTATTCTCAACAATCTCAAAGGTATGTGAAATTAGAACAATTTGATTATATAATACCACCATCTATTGAAAGTATACCTGAAGCTAAGGAACTGTTCATTAAAGCTATGGAAGAAGATCAAAAATATTATGACCAAATAACAGATTTGCTATTTGAAGAACATTTAAATGATTTTTCAAAAGAAGGATACGATGAAAAAAAAGCTAAAAATATGGCGGAAAAAATGTCTATAGAAGATGCTAGATATGTATTTCCAAATGCTTGTGAAACAAAGATAGTTTTTACTATGAATGCTAGAAGCCTTTACAATTTTTTTAAATTGAGATGTTGCAATAGAGCTCAATGGGAAATAAGAGAACTTGCCTATGAAATGCTTATGGAAGTAAAAAAAGTATATCCCATTCTTTTCAAAAATGCTGGACCTGGTTGTTTGATAGGACCATGTCCTGAAGGGAAAATGACTTGTGGTAAAATGGCTGAGGTAAGAGAAAAGTACAAATATGAGGAGTGA
- the cysS gene encoding cysteine--tRNA ligase — MILYNTLTRKKEEFKPIEEGKVTMYVCGPTVYNYIHVGNARPLVVFDTLKRYFKYKGYKVKYLVNFTDIDDKMIKKANEEGTTVKEVADRYIDEFYKDANGLLLDEKETVHPRATAHIKEIVEFVEDLIEKGAAYNVDGNVYFDITKAKDYGKLSKKNIEELMSGARIEVSEEKKNPMDFALWKKEKPGEPSWNSPWGKGRPGWHIECSVMAKTFLGETIDIHAGGEDLQFPHHENEIAQSETLTEKPFANYWLHNAMINVENVKMSKSKSNFSTVRDVSREFDLEVLRFFLLSAHYRNPINFSRELLAQSERGLERLYNGKKNLEYLMDKTTDRNLTEEELNIKEEINKYKFEFIQSMEDDLNTADSIASLFEIIKVANSNFNEKSSKNLIKYTYDVLLELSAILGILSKTDELLDEEIIELIQKRSEARANKDYKLADEIRDELKNKGIIIEDTKEGVKWKRI; from the coding sequence ATGATATTGTATAATACTTTGACAAGAAAAAAGGAAGAATTCAAACCAATTGAAGAAGGAAAGGTGACAATGTATGTTTGTGGTCCAACAGTATATAATTATATTCATGTAGGGAATGCTAGACCATTGGTAGTATTTGATACATTGAAAAGATATTTTAAATATAAAGGATATAAGGTAAAATATTTAGTCAATTTTACAGATATAGATGACAAAATGATAAAAAAAGCTAATGAAGAAGGTACAACAGTTAAAGAAGTAGCAGATAGATATATTGACGAATTCTACAAAGATGCTAATGGACTGCTTTTAGATGAAAAAGAAACTGTTCATCCAAGGGCGACAGCTCATATTAAAGAAATAGTGGAATTTGTGGAAGATTTAATTGAAAAAGGCGCAGCATACAATGTAGATGGGAATGTATATTTTGATATAACAAAGGCTAAAGACTATGGGAAGCTTTCAAAGAAAAATATTGAAGAATTGATGAGTGGTGCTAGAATTGAGGTAAGTGAAGAAAAGAAAAATCCTATGGATTTTGCCTTGTGGAAAAAAGAAAAGCCAGGAGAACCTTCTTGGAATAGCCCTTGGGGAAAAGGAAGACCTGGCTGGCATATTGAATGTTCTGTAATGGCAAAAACATTTTTAGGGGAAACTATTGATATCCATGCTGGCGGGGAAGATTTGCAGTTTCCTCATCATGAAAATGAAATAGCTCAATCTGAAACTCTTACAGAAAAGCCTTTTGCAAATTATTGGCTTCACAATGCTATGATAAATGTTGAAAATGTAAAAATGTCTAAATCTAAATCCAATTTTTCTACTGTAAGGGATGTAAGTAGAGAATTTGATTTAGAAGTTTTAAGATTCTTTTTATTGTCAGCACACTATAGAAATCCTATAAATTTCAGCCGAGAACTATTAGCTCAATCTGAAAGAGGGTTGGAAAGATTATACAATGGAAAGAAAAACTTAGAGTATCTAATGGATAAGACTACAGACAGAAATTTGACAGAGGAAGAATTGAATATAAAAGAAGAGATAAATAAATATAAATTTGAATTCATACAAAGTATGGAAGATGATTTAAATACTGCTGATAGTATAGCTTCGTTATTTGAAATAATTAAAGTAGCAAATTCAAATTTCAATGAAAAAAGTTCAAAAAATCTGATAAAATATACTTATGATGTACTCTTGGAGCTTTCAGCGATTTTGGGAATTCTATCCAAAACTGATGAATTATTAGATGAAGAAATAATAGAACTCATACAAAAAAGAAGCGAAGCTAGAGCTAACAAAGATTATAAATTAGCAGATGAAATAAGAGATGAATTAAAAAATAAAGGAATAATTATTGAGGACACAAAAGAAGGAGTGAAATGGAAGAGAATTTAG